A genomic region of Zea mays cultivar B73 chromosome 6, Zm-B73-REFERENCE-NAM-5.0, whole genome shotgun sequence contains the following coding sequences:
- the LOC100382333 gene encoding uncharacterized LOC100382333, which yields MEGGDGCGSSAAASGSGRVTRRWTPEEDDLLRRAVARHGPRKWPELSVDIPGRSGRSCHRRWVQHLSPGLERRAFTPEEDAVIVAAQAMYGNKWTTIARMLPGRTRTDISIKNRWNSALQQHCRAATASANTAGCALPLRPATTAPVPIPDLMYLNKKLAAAEASLPFPRLEPKDDEDDEDMDETGEDEDMNELGDDGSSEVFPPVPAVPLTLTLSLSSGVHGTLASQSTFASAATLASAATLASQSTLASQSTFASAAATAGSAMTMRSNLGQDPWLVPALRLIVSDEVQRKMQEMPQVTAPASRSSADAADGSAANGQD from the coding sequence ATGGAGGGCGGCGATGGCTGCGGCTCCTCGGCGGCGGCGTCGGGGTCCGGGAGGGTGACGCGGCGGTGGACGCCggaggaggacgacctgctgcGGCGCGCGGTCGCGCGGCACGGGCCGCGGAAGTGGCCCGAGCTCAGCGTCGATATCCCCGGTCGGTCCGGAAGGTCGTGCCACCGGCGGTGGGTCCAGCATCTCAGCCCCGGCCTGGAGCGTCGCGCCTTCACGCCCGAGGAGGACGCCGTCATCGTCGCGGCGCAAGCGATGTACGGCAACAAGTGGACCACCATCGCGCGGATGCTCCCCGGCCGCACCCGCACCGATATCTCCATCAAGAACCGCTGGAACTCCGCGCTGCAACAACATTGCAGGGCGGCGACCGCCAGCGCCAACACCGCCGGGTGCGCCCTCCCACTGCGGCCGGCGACCACGGCCCCCGTGCCGATTCCCGATCTCATGTATCTCAACAAGAAGTTGGCGGCGGCTGAGGCATCCCTTCCGTTCCCTCGTCTGGAGCCAAAGGACGACGAGGACGACGAGGACATGGACGAGACGGGCGAGGACGAGGACATGAACGAGCTGGGGGACGACGGCAGCAGCGAGGTCTTCCCGCCCGTGCCGGCGGTGCCGCTCACGCTAACCCTCAGCCTCTCTTCCGGCGTCCACGGCACCCTCGCATCGCAGAGCACCTTCGCATCTGCGGCGACCCTCGCATCGGCGGCTACCCTCGCATCGCAGAGCACCCTCGCATCGCAGAGCACCTTCGCatcggcggcggcgacagcggGGAGTGCCATGACAATGAGGTCGAATCTTGGGCAGGATCCGTGGTTGGTGCCTGCGTTGCGGCTGATTGTTAGCGATGAGGTGCAGCGGAAGATGCAGGAGATGCCGCAGGTCACGGCTCCGGCCAGCAGGAGCAGCGCCGATGCTGCCGACGGTAGTGCCGCGAACGGCCAGGACTGA